A genomic region of Pristiophorus japonicus isolate sPriJap1 chromosome 22, sPriJap1.hap1, whole genome shotgun sequence contains the following coding sequences:
- the tmem127 gene encoding transmembrane protein 127, with the protein MYGPAGSGLSASRRRSGGGGGALPKHTERSLASAVPGALSVTALCTALAEPAWLRAHGGVCPRQELGVADVLGHLDSALLKDYCMNPQTVLLLRVIGAFCFLGILCSLSAFLLDVFGPKHPALKITRRYAFAHILTVLQCATVIGFCYWASELILALQQQHKKYHGSRVYVTFAVSFYLVAGAGGASILATAANLLRHYPTEEEEQALELLSEMEENEPYPVEYEIVNQFQPPPAYTP; encoded by the exons ATGTACGGACCCGCAGGATCCGGTCTGTCAGCATCGCGCAGGAGGTCGGGCGGCGGAGGCGGCGCGCTGCCCAAACACACCGAGCGGAGCCTGGCGTCGGCGGTGCCGGGCGCGCTCTCGGTGACCGCGCTGTGCACGGCGCTGGCCGAGCCGGCCTGGCTGCGCGCACACGGGGGCGTGTGTCCGCGACAGGAGCTCGGGGTCGCGGATGTGCTGGGCCACTTGGACTCGGCCCTGCTCAAAG ATTATTGTATGAACCCTCAGACTGTGCTCCTACTGCGAGTCATTGGTGCCTTCTGCTTCCTGGGGATTCTTTGCAGTTTGTCTGCCTTCCTGCTTGACGTGTTTGGACCGAAACATCCAGCGTTGAAGATTACCCGTAGATATGCATTTGCACATATTCTCACAG TTCTCCAGTGTGCCACAGTGATTGGGTTCTGTTACTGGGCATCAGAGCTGATCCTCGCGCTTCAGCAGCAGCACAAGAAATACCACGGTTCCCGTGTCTACGTGACCTTTGCCGTCAGCTTTTACTTGGTGGCGGGAGCCGGCGGAGCGTCCATCTTGGCAACGGCCGCTAACCTTCTGCGGCACTACCCAACAGAGGAAGAGGAACAAGCGCTGGAACTGCTGTCGGAGATGGAAGAGAATGAGCCATACCCGGTAGAATACGAGATTGTCAACCAGTTTCAGCCTCCCCCTGCATACACACCCTGA